In a single window of the Thermus amyloliquefaciens genome:
- the pyk gene encoding pyruvate kinase — protein MKPFRRTKIVATLGPASDSKETIRALAEAGADVFRLNFSHGTHEEHRRRVAWVREVGRELGKTLALLQDLQGPKIRIGRFKEGRVELKVGQPFVLTRAPVEGDETRVSITYKGLPEDVAPGQALLLDDGRLRLRVERVQGDEIHTVVELGGVLSDHKGINVPGSDLSLPALSEKDIQDLALGAELGVDWVAVSFVRTRDDLLLARHYLARHGSRARLMAKIEKPSAVYRFEEILEEADGIMVARGDLGVEMPLEEVPIVQKRLILKAIAAGKPVITATQMLESMVQNPSPTRAEASDVANAIFDGTDAVMLSAETAAGAYPVEAVATMARVARAVESSPEFLQKLNVLRPAPTPTTQDAIAQAADDIVEAVEARAIVVFTATGSSARRIARTRPRVPILALTPNPEVERQLALVWGVLPHLAPDPQDTDDMVRIALEKVKACGLAQVGERVVIAAGVPFGVRGTTNLIRVERVS, from the coding sequence ATGAAGCCTTTTAGGCGCACCAAGATCGTGGCCACCCTGGGGCCCGCCTCCGACTCCAAGGAGACCATCCGGGCCCTGGCGGAGGCGGGGGCGGATGTGTTCCGCCTGAACTTCAGCCACGGCACCCACGAGGAGCACCGCCGGCGGGTGGCTTGGGTGCGGGAGGTGGGGAGGGAGCTGGGCAAAACCTTGGCCCTCCTCCAAGACCTCCAGGGGCCCAAGATCCGGATCGGCCGGTTCAAGGAGGGGCGGGTGGAGCTTAAGGTGGGCCAGCCCTTCGTCCTCACCCGGGCTCCCGTGGAGGGGGACGAAACGCGGGTTTCCATCACCTACAAGGGGCTTCCCGAGGACGTGGCCCCGGGGCAGGCGCTCCTTTTGGACGATGGCCGCCTGCGCCTTCGGGTGGAGAGGGTCCAGGGGGACGAGATCCACACGGTGGTGGAGCTGGGTGGGGTTCTTTCCGACCACAAGGGCATTAACGTCCCGGGTTCGGACCTCTCCCTCCCTGCCCTTTCGGAGAAGGACATCCAGGACCTGGCCCTGGGGGCGGAGCTGGGGGTGGACTGGGTGGCGGTGTCCTTCGTGCGCACCCGGGATGACTTGCTCCTGGCCCGGCACTACCTGGCCCGGCACGGCTCCCGGGCCCGGCTCATGGCCAAGATAGAGAAGCCCTCCGCCGTGTACCGCTTTGAGGAGATCCTCGAGGAGGCGGACGGCATCATGGTGGCCCGGGGGGACCTGGGGGTGGAGATGCCCTTGGAGGAGGTTCCCATCGTGCAAAAGCGCCTTATCCTCAAGGCCATCGCCGCGGGCAAGCCGGTGATCACCGCCACCCAGATGCTGGAGTCCATGGTGCAAAACCCCAGCCCCACCCGGGCCGAGGCCTCAGATGTGGCCAACGCCATCTTTGACGGGACCGATGCCGTGATGCTTTCCGCGGAGACCGCCGCCGGAGCCTACCCGGTGGAGGCGGTGGCCACCATGGCCAGGGTCGCCCGGGCGGTGGAGTCCTCCCCGGAGTTCCTGCAAAAGCTCAACGTGCTCCGCCCGGCCCCCACCCCCACCACCCAGGACGCCATCGCCCAGGCAGCGGACGACATCGTGGAGGCGGTGGAGGCCCGGGCCATCGTGGTCTTTACCGCCACGGGAAGCTCCGCCAGGCGCATTGCCCGGACCCGGCCCCGGGTACCCATTCTGGCCCTCACCCCCAACCCCGAGGTGGAGCGGCAACTGGCCTTGGTCTGGGGCGTTCTCCCCCACCTGGCCCCTGACCCCCAGGACACCGACGACATGGTGCGGATCGCCCTGGAGAAGGTGAAGGCCTGTGGCCTAGCCCAGGTGGGGGAGAGGGTGGTGATCGCCGCCGGGGTGCCCTTTGGGGTGCGGGGGACCACCAACCTCATCCGGGTGGAGCGGGTGAGCTAA